The Strigops habroptila isolate Jane chromosome 13 unlocalized genomic scaffold, bStrHab1.2.pri S16, whole genome shotgun sequence genome window below encodes:
- the HSF5 gene encoding LOW QUALITY PROTEIN: heat shock factor protein 5 (The sequence of the model RefSeq protein was modified relative to this genomic sequence to represent the inferred CDS: inserted 1 base in 1 codon): MEGQRLPGAVNPNHFPGKLWLLVNSPRCGSVRWDARGEGLLIDRQLFERELLGAGPAGDRAAVAADFFKTKNFPSFIRQLNLYSFRKLXAGPLQGLAGVDGGSSAGALLHFQSPHFRRDRPDLLVRLKRLTSANKAKLAAGLEVPTRPHQRSRRLLGTALHRDPLLLSSTLGEAARPVSWGGPRGWQ; the protein is encoded by the exons ATGGAGGGACAGCGGCTGCCCGGCGCCGTCAACCCCAACCACTTCCCGGgcaagctgtggctgctggtgaACAGCCCGCGCTGCGGCTCCGTGCGCTGGGATGCCCGCGGCGAGGGGCTGCTCATTGACCGGCAGCTCTTCGAGCGCGAGCTGCTGGGTGCGGGGCCGGCCGGCGACAGGGCGGCGGTGGCCGCCGACTTCTTCAAGACCAAGAACTTCCCCAGCTTCATCCGGCAGCTCAACCTGTACAGCTTCCGCAAGC GGGCCGGGCCCCTGCAGGGCCTGGCGGGGGTCGACGGCGGCAGCTCCGCCGGGGCCCTGCTCCACTTCCAGAGCCCCCATTTCCGCCGCGACCGCCCCGACCTCCTCGTCCGCCTGAAGCGCCTGACGAGCGCCAACAAGGCGAAGCTGGCGGCCGGCCTGGAGGTGCCCACCCGCCCGCACCAGCGCTCCCGGCGGCTGCTCGGCACGGCGCTGCACAGAGACCCGCTGCTGCTGTCCTCGACGCTCGGCGAGGCCGCCAGGCCTGTGAGCTGGGGTGGGCCCCGGGGGTGGCAGTGA